In 'Nostoc azollae' 0708, the following are encoded in one genomic region:
- a CDS encoding DALR anticodon-binding domain-containing protein: MHYWLLFKKYTSNKQLVYLHFLNFLSVYTKDEEILSIGRGKIPLYQDTDAEKILYISSLGQQISASKNSHRMAILRELAAYLSANCGEIFSVQIVPPDWIHIELTDPTLAWWLNNLTVDSLRLESMKGEMRRWGDGENNILLSAPSPLPPDSSFLRNKKKSFFTVQYAHARCCSLLRLAHQEGLIQLTDNDAGVQCFLSAQAIPWLNSDQTLRFHQLEEIRLIHQLVKMVDDLVVSDFSSSVNWEKAALKLSQAFESFWCHCRIWGEVKIKSLELAQARLGLLIATQLVLRAVLETKLGVFAPVEL, from the coding sequence GTGCATTATTGGCTACTTTTTAAGAAGTATACCTCAAATAAACAATTAGTATATCTCCATTTTTTGAATTTTCTAAGTGTTTATACTAAGGATGAAGAAATTCTAAGCATAGGAAGGGGAAAAATTCCTCTATATCAAGACACAGATGCTGAAAAAATTTTATATATTTCCAGTCTAGGTCAGCAAATTTCAGCATCTAAAAATTCACATAGAATGGCAATTCTCAGGGAACTTGCTGCTTATTTATCAGCAAATTGTGGGGAAATTTTTAGTGTGCAAATAGTTCCTCCTGATTGGATTCATATAGAACTAACTGATCCTACTTTAGCGTGGTGGTTAAATAATCTGACCGTCGATAGTTTAAGGTTAGAGAGTATGAAAGGGGAGATGAGAAGATGGGGAGATGGGGAGAATAATATATTACTTTCTGCCCCTTCCCCCTTGCCCCCTGACTCTTCTTTCCTGAGAAATAAAAAGAAATCATTCTTTACAGTCCAATATGCTCACGCACGCTGCTGTTCGTTATTACGATTAGCTCACCAAGAGGGATTAATTCAACTGACAGATAATGATGCTGGTGTTCAGTGTTTTCTGTCCGCACAGGCTATACCCTGGTTAAATTCTGATCAAACACTACGTTTCCATCAATTAGAGGAGATTCGACTCATTCATCAGTTGGTGAAAATGGTGGATGATTTGGTCGTTTCTGATTTTAGTAGCTCGGTTAATTGGGAAAAAGCGGCATTGAAATTAAGCCAAGCTTTTGAAAGCTTTTGGTGTCACTGCCGAATTTGGGGTGAAGTGAAAATTAAGTCTTTGGAGTTAGCGCAAGCCAGACTGGGATTGTTAATAGCTACTCAGTTGGTCTTGAGGGCTGTGTTAGAAACGAAATTAGGCGTGTTTGCACCTGTTGAGTTGTAA
- a CDS encoding Crp/Fnr family transcriptional regulator has protein sequence MQSQSSFSEASRPFLTWQRILDWAQEHYRCRTFSKDERIPARPGLLYLVQRGAIRMVGTAQVSATASQLTSRRINRTPEEAFLGFVGAGQPFEIVAQSPFTLQSYAHVDQTAVLWMYWHDLDNWPHFRREVMDAFRYQHQRKLLWLSALGQRRTIDRLLGFLTLLIEEYGEPAMSETDPDVIRGYCLPFPLTHAQIGSAIGSTRVTVTRLMGKLRQRGLILTQGDNLICLPAESINRTN, from the coding sequence ATGCAATCTCAATCCTCCTTTTCCGAAGCATCACGGCCTTTTCTAACTTGGCAACGAATTCTTGATTGGGCTCAAGAACACTACCGCTGCCGCACCTTCAGCAAAGATGAGCGCATTCCCGCCAGACCTGGCTTGCTCTATTTAGTCCAAAGGGGTGCAATCCGCATGGTAGGAACAGCCCAAGTTAGTGCCACTGCCAGCCAGTTAACATCTCGACGCATCAATAGAACCCCAGAAGAAGCCTTCTTAGGTTTTGTGGGAGCAGGACAACCTTTTGAAATTGTGGCTCAGTCACCATTCACTCTCCAGTCTTATGCCCACGTTGACCAAACTGCGGTGTTATGGATGTACTGGCATGATTTAGATAACTGGCCTCACTTCCGTCGTGAAGTAATGGATGCCTTTAGATATCAACACCAACGCAAGCTGTTATGGCTCAGTGCATTGGGACAGCGACGCACCATTGACAGACTACTAGGATTCCTCACATTGCTGATTGAGGAATATGGAGAGCCAGCAATGAGCGAAACTGATCCCGATGTAATTCGTGGCTATTGTCTGCCCTTCCCTCTCACTCATGCCCAAATTGGTAGCGCCATTGGTTCAACTCGTGTCACAGTTACCCGTTTAATGGGTAAATTGCGTCAACGTGGACTAATCCTCACCCAAGGGGATAATTTGATTTGCTTGCCAGCAGAGTCAATTAACAGAACCAACTAA
- a CDS encoding nitroreductase family protein: protein MQQRWSPLAFSNKPIAGETICSLLEAARWTASCYNEQAWHFIVAIQENPTQFNQLLSCLVEANQVWAKYAPVLMIAVAKLNFENEKNGNPNCHAIYDVGAAVCSLTIQVTSLGLFVHQIGGFKGLPRRENYTIFQRGMSQ, encoded by the coding sequence TTGCAACAACGTTGGAGTCCGTTAGCATTTTCTAACAAACCCATTGCTGGAGAAACAATTTGTAGTTTATTGGAAGCTGCTCGTTGGACAGCGTCTTGTTACAACGAACAAGCTTGGCATTTTATTGTGGCGATACAGGAAAATCCCACACAATTTAACCAGTTACTCAGTTGTCTGGTTGAAGCAAATCAAGTATGGGCGAAATATGCTCCTGTGTTGATGATTGCGGTAGCCAAGCTTAATTTTGAGAATGAGAAAAATGGCAATCCAAACTGCCATGCTATTTATGATGTGGGGGCAGCAGTTTGTAGTCTCACCATTCAGGTTACCTCCTTAGGGTTATTTGTCCACCAAATAGGAGGATTTAAGGGGCTTCCAAGACGCGAGAACTATACAATTTTCCAGAGGGGTATGAGCCAATAA
- a CDS encoding LysR family transcriptional regulator, whose product MSDLPFTLDQLRILKAIAQEGSFKRAADSLYVSQPAVSLQVQNLERQLDVPLFDRGGRRAQLTEAGHLLLSYGEKILSLCQETCRAIEDLQNLQGGTLIVGASQTTGTYLLPRMIGMFRQKYPDVAVQLHVHSTRRTAWSVANGQVDLAIIGGEIPGELTESLEIVPYAEDELALILPTFHPFTKLDTIQKDDLYKLQFIALDSQSTIRKVIDQVLARCEIDTRRFKFEMELNSIEGIKNAVQSGLGAAFVSTSAIAKELQMGVLHRTPIEGVVVKRTLWLIFNPNRYRSKAAEAFSQEILPQFATPGWDGDTLKLSRKNLVVTALDTLTPNLAEAE is encoded by the coding sequence ATGTCTGACCTTCCTTTCACTTTAGATCAGTTACGCATTCTCAAAGCGATCGCTCAAGAAGGGAGCTTCAAACGCGCCGCTGATAGTCTTTACGTCTCTCAACCAGCAGTCAGTTTACAGGTTCAAAATCTAGAACGCCAGCTGGATGTCCCCTTATTCGACAGGGGAGGACGACGCGCTCAATTAACCGAAGCAGGGCATCTACTCCTGAGCTACGGTGAAAAAATTCTCAGTCTGTGTCAAGAAACTTGCCGCGCGATCGAGGATTTACAAAATCTTCAAGGCGGTACTTTGATTGTCGGAGCTTCTCAAACTACCGGTACTTATCTTTTGCCGCGCATGATTGGGATGTTCCGACAAAAATATCCCGATGTAGCTGTACAACTCCACGTCCATTCTACCCGTCGTACCGCTTGGAGCGTGGCTAATGGACAAGTTGATCTAGCAATTATCGGTGGTGAGATCCCCGGTGAACTGACAGAATCTTTGGAAATTGTTCCTTATGCTGAAGACGAACTGGCGCTAATTTTACCTACATTCCATCCCTTTACCAAATTAGATACCATCCAAAAAGACGATCTATATAAGCTGCAATTCATTGCTCTCGATTCCCAATCTACTATCCGCAAAGTCATTGATCAGGTACTAGCACGCTGTGAAATTGATACTAGGCGGTTTAAATTTGAAATGGAACTAAATTCCATTGAAGGAATTAAAAATGCAGTGCAGTCTGGTTTAGGGGCTGCTTTTGTCTCTACCTCTGCGATCGCGAAAGAATTACAAATGGGTGTGCTACACCGTACTCCCATTGAAGGTGTAGTTGTCAAGCGAACCCTGTGGCTGATTTTTAATCCCAATCGCTATAGATCCAAAGCAGCAGAAGCTTTTAGTCAGGAAATTTTACCTCAGTTTGCTACCCCTGGATGGGATGGCGATACGTTAAAATTATCACGAAAGAATCTAGTGGTAACTGCATTGGATACATTAACGCCCAACCTAGCTGAAGCAGAATAA
- a CDS encoding NnrU family protein, protein MMPNPWFTTSHSVMLGLQLAFVIAHSGGAALRPWAETHIGPRLYRILFALVSLPLAVILIIYFFNHRYDGLQLWQVQGIPGVKAVVWVLSAISFLFLYPATFNLLEIAAIQKPQVYLYEIGIIRITRHPQMVGQVIWCLAHTLWLGTTFTLVTSMGLVLHHLFGVWHGDRRLSNSYGEAFAAVKQRTSIIPFLAILDGRQSLQGHEFLRPAYLGVAIFIFLLWWSHPLLILGTSRIPW, encoded by the coding sequence ATGATGCCGAATCCTTGGTTCACCACCAGTCATTCTGTGATGCTGGGATTACAATTAGCTTTTGTGATCGCCCACAGCGGAGGCGCTGCTTTGCGTCCTTGGGCAGAAACACACATCGGACCAAGACTATATCGCATTTTGTTTGCATTAGTTAGCTTACCCTTAGCAGTGATATTAATTATTTACTTTTTTAATCACCGTTATGATGGCTTGCAACTTTGGCAGGTGCAAGGCATACCGGGAGTAAAAGCAGTCGTTTGGGTATTGTCAGCGATTTCGTTTTTATTTTTGTATCCTGCTACTTTCAATCTACTAGAAATTGCGGCTATTCAAAAGCCCCAAGTCTATCTTTATGAGATAGGAATTATTCGTATTACCCGCCATCCGCAAATGGTAGGACAAGTGATTTGGTGTCTTGCCCATACCCTCTGGTTAGGCACTACCTTTACTCTTGTTACATCAATGGGTTTGGTATTACACCACTTATTTGGAGTTTGGCATGGCGATCGCCGTTTGAGCAACAGCTATGGTGAAGCATTTGCCGCAGTCAAACAGCGAACTTCAATAATTCCCTTTCTCGCAATTCTTGATGGTCGTCAATCTCTCCAAGGGCATGAATTTCTTCGTCCTGCTTACTTGGGAGTTGCCATTTTTATATTCCTGCTTTGGTGGTCTCACCCTCTGTTAATCCTGGGAACGAGTAGGATACCATGGTAG